A window of the Deltaproteobacteria bacterium genome harbors these coding sequences:
- a CDS encoding phosphatidylserine decarboxylase family protein, giving the protein MRLAREGYTYVALAVALAVLGLASAPRCIAWPLVALAGLVVNFFRDPDRLTPAGEGLIAAPADGKVVAITDVMHEEQFVRGACRRISIFMSPLNVHVNRIPVDGVVRHVQHFPGRFVAAFLDKASELNERNAVVVEDRRGARILFVQIAGQLARRIVCKVAAGDEVRRGDRYGMIMFGSRLDLYVPEVVKLHVAIGDRTTAGVTIVGSYS; this is encoded by the coding sequence ATGAGGCTCGCCCGCGAGGGGTACACGTACGTCGCGCTCGCGGTCGCGCTCGCCGTGCTTGGCCTGGCGTCCGCCCCACGCTGCATCGCGTGGCCGCTCGTGGCGCTGGCGGGGCTCGTCGTGAACTTCTTTCGCGACCCCGACCGCCTGACGCCCGCGGGCGAGGGGCTGATCGCGGCCCCGGCCGACGGCAAGGTCGTCGCCATCACGGACGTGATGCACGAGGAGCAGTTCGTCCGGGGTGCGTGCCGCCGCATCAGCATCTTCATGTCGCCGCTGAACGTGCACGTGAATCGCATCCCGGTGGACGGGGTCGTCCGGCACGTGCAGCACTTCCCCGGACGGTTCGTCGCCGCGTTCCTGGACAAGGCCTCGGAGCTGAACGAGCGCAACGCGGTCGTGGTCGAAGACCGACGCGGGGCACGGATCCTGTTCGTCCAGATCGCGGGACAGCTGGCGCGCCGGATCGTCTGCAAGGTCGCCGCCGGCGACGAGGTCCGGCGCGGCGACCGGTACGGGATGATCATGTTCGGCTCGCGGCTTGACCTCTACGTTCCCGAGGTGGTCAAGTTGCACGTGGCGATCGGGGATCGAACGACGGCCGGCGTGACGATCGTGGGGTCGTACTCGTGA
- the ilvC gene encoding ketol-acid reductoisomerase: protein MNVFTEKDADLGKLEGKKVAVIGYGSQGHAHALNLRDSGIDVAVGLRRGSASWKKAEGAGLKVLATAEASAWGDVVMILVPDELAGETYESEIAPGMKAGKYLAFGHGFNIHFKKIVPPKDVNVFMIAPKGPGHLVRSEYERGRGVPCLLAVHQDPSGDTKQIGLAYGKAIGGARAAIIETTFREETETDLFGEQAVLCGGLTELIRAGYETLVEAGYAPEMAYFECLHEVKLIVDLIYEGGIANMRYSISNTAEYGDMTRGKRVIGQEAREAMKRILAEIQSGKFADEWITEHKCGQPHFRELRQEAEHHPIEKVGAGLRALMPWLGSNRLVDKARN, encoded by the coding sequence GTGAACGTCTTCACTGAGAAGGATGCCGATCTCGGCAAGCTCGAGGGCAAGAAGGTCGCCGTCATCGGCTACGGCAGCCAGGGGCATGCGCACGCGCTGAATCTCCGCGACAGCGGCATCGACGTGGCGGTTGGCCTGCGGCGCGGCAGCGCGTCGTGGAAGAAGGCGGAAGGCGCGGGCCTCAAGGTGCTGGCGACGGCCGAGGCCTCCGCGTGGGGCGACGTCGTGATGATCCTGGTGCCGGACGAGCTCGCGGGCGAGACGTACGAAAGCGAGATCGCCCCGGGGATGAAGGCCGGAAAGTACCTGGCCTTCGGCCACGGCTTCAACATCCATTTCAAGAAGATCGTGCCGCCCAAGGACGTCAACGTGTTCATGATCGCGCCGAAGGGGCCCGGGCACCTCGTGCGCAGCGAGTACGAGCGCGGTCGCGGTGTGCCGTGCCTGCTCGCGGTCCATCAGGACCCGAGCGGCGACACCAAACAGATCGGGCTCGCCTACGGCAAGGCGATCGGCGGCGCGCGCGCGGCCATCATCGAGACCACCTTCCGCGAGGAGACCGAGACCGACCTCTTCGGCGAGCAGGCGGTGCTCTGCGGGGGCCTCACCGAGCTCATCCGCGCCGGCTACGAGACGCTCGTCGAGGCGGGCTACGCGCCGGAGATGGCCTATTTCGAGTGCCTGCACGAGGTGAAGCTCATCGTCGACCTCATCTACGAGGGCGGCATCGCGAACATGCGCTACTCGATCAGCAACACGGCCGAGTACGGCGACATGACGCGCGGCAAGCGGGTGATCGGTCAGGAAGCGCGCGAGGCCATGAAGCGGATCCTGGCGGAGATCCAGAGCGGGAAGTTTGCCGACGAGTGGATCACCGAGCACAAGTGCGGGCAGCCGCATTTCCGTGAGCTGCGCCAAGAGGCCGAGCATCACCCGATCGAGAAGGTCGGAGCGGGCTTGCGCGCTCTCATGCCGTGGCTCGGGTCGAACCGCCTCGTCGACAAGGCTCGGAACTGA
- the ilvN gene encoding acetolactate synthase small subunit, with translation MRHTISVLVENEFGVLARVAGMFSGRGFNIESLAVAETMDPTVSCITLVTAGDDAVLEQMIKQLNKLVPVIRVSDFKDGAHVERELVLIKVKVDERTRGELMNIVDIFRGKIIDVGPQSHVVEVTGQQDKIAAIIELLKPLGITEIVRTGRVAMWRGTRTLVGAIDEKEKVA, from the coding sequence ATGCGACATACCATTTCGGTCTTGGTCGAGAACGAGTTCGGCGTGCTGGCGCGCGTCGCGGGAATGTTCAGCGGCCGTGGGTTCAACATCGAGAGCTTGGCCGTCGCGGAGACGATGGATCCGACGGTGTCGTGCATCACGCTGGTCACGGCCGGCGACGACGCGGTCCTCGAGCAGATGATCAAGCAGCTGAACAAACTCGTGCCCGTGATCCGCGTCTCCGACTTCAAGGACGGCGCGCACGTCGAGCGCGAGCTCGTCCTGATCAAGGTCAAGGTCGACGAGCGCACCCGTGGAGAGCTCATGAACATCGTCGACATCTTCCGCGGGAAGATCATCGACGTCGGACCGCAGTCGCACGTGGTCGAAGTCACCGGACAGCAGGACAAGATCGCCGCCATCATCGAGCTGTTGAAGCCGCTCGGGATCACCGAGATCGTACGGACGGGCCGAGTCGCCATGTGGCGCGGCACGCGGACGCTCGTGGGCGCCATCGACGAAAAGGAGAAGGTCGCGTGA
- a CDS encoding DUF465 domain-containing protein, which yields MEAKDEQLILSLVDREPDLKRFYDEHVQLEKRLAQFNHKGFLNQDEEVERKRLQKVKLAGKDRMMEILNKYR from the coding sequence ATGGAGGCTAAGGACGAGCAGCTCATCCTCTCCCTGGTCGATCGAGAGCCGGATCTGAAGCGCTTCTATGACGAGCACGTGCAGCTGGAAAAACGGCTCGCCCAGTTCAACCACAAAGGCTTTCTGAACCAGGACGAAGAAGTCGAGCGGAAGCGGCTGCAGAAGGTGAAGCTCGCGGGCAAAGACCGCATGATGGAGATCCTCAACAAGTACCGCTGA
- the tsaB gene encoding tRNA (adenosine(37)-N6)-threonylcarbamoyltransferase complex dimerization subunit type 1 TsaB: MRILAIDTATWRCGVALVRDGVVVAERSERATSNHAGILPRLVAETLEEGGRIGAGDAIAVTIGPGSFTGLRIALSFAKGLAFAGAYRLLGVPTLDALALAAPEAEGRVCAVLDARKREVYAGLYERDAEGFHRRGAPCAIDAAGLAVAVGGPCAFVGDGVDVYGDVFRRVLGDGARLYAPATHPPSPIAVARLAAARLRRAPEGDDLASLSPAYVRPPEAELSQSARSPSAGGRIQSFVDKVRIVY; encoded by the coding sequence ATGCGGATCCTCGCGATCGACACCGCCACGTGGCGGTGCGGTGTGGCGCTGGTACGCGACGGGGTCGTCGTGGCCGAGCGGAGCGAACGCGCGACCTCGAATCACGCCGGCATCCTCCCGCGTCTCGTCGCCGAGACGCTGGAGGAGGGCGGCCGGATCGGGGCCGGCGACGCGATCGCCGTGACGATCGGGCCGGGATCGTTCACGGGGTTGCGCATCGCGCTCAGTTTCGCGAAAGGCCTCGCCTTCGCGGGGGCCTATCGCCTCCTCGGCGTGCCGACGCTGGACGCGTTGGCGCTGGCGGCGCCCGAGGCGGAAGGTCGCGTCTGCGCGGTGCTCGATGCGCGCAAGCGCGAAGTGTATGCCGGATTGTACGAGCGCGACGCCGAAGGGTTCCATCGCCGCGGCGCGCCTTGTGCGATCGACGCGGCGGGGCTGGCGGTGGCCGTCGGCGGGCCGTGCGCATTCGTGGGCGACGGCGTCGACGTCTACGGCGACGTGTTCCGCCGCGTCCTGGGCGATGGGGCGCGGCTCTACGCTCCGGCGACCCATCCGCCGAGTCCGATCGCGGTGGCGCGGCTCGCGGCGGCGCGTTTGCGCCGCGCGCCGGAAGGCGACGATCTCGCATCGCTCTCGCCCGCGTACGTCCGCCCGCCCGAAGCGGAGCTCTCGCAAAGCGCGCGCTCGCCCTCGGCGGGCGGTCGGATCCAGAGCTTCGTTGACAAGGTCCGGATCGTGTATTAG
- the rseP gene encoding RIP metalloprotease RseP: protein MGGNILIAILILGLLIFVHELGHFAVAKWSGVTVLRFSLGFGPRLLAWRRGVTEYAVSAVPLGGYVKMLGDDPEDEVPSGEAASAFSQQSLAKRAAIVVAGPLMNLATAAVAFSVVFALYGAGTPTEAAKIGGVMEGMAAQKAGVRRGDVVISVDGKAIASWDALSQVVRASGGRALSLEVKREDGTVETLTAVPEERPEKTIFGEETGQAYLIGIERYVEIAPVSLANAVGLGVYETYFWVKMTLLSVVKIFQGSVSARDLGGPILIVQAAGQQAERGLDYLIRFLGLISVNLGVLNLLPVPVLDGGHLLFFAFEAVRGRPLANRQREVAQQVGLFLLLALMVFVFYNDISRIIAG, encoded by the coding sequence ATGGGCGGCAACATTCTGATCGCGATCCTGATCCTCGGTCTCCTGATCTTCGTGCACGAGCTCGGGCATTTCGCGGTCGCGAAATGGTCGGGCGTGACGGTCCTGCGATTCTCGCTCGGCTTCGGGCCCCGGCTGCTCGCGTGGCGCCGCGGCGTCACGGAGTACGCCGTGAGCGCCGTCCCGCTCGGGGGCTACGTGAAGATGCTCGGCGACGATCCGGAAGACGAGGTGCCGAGCGGTGAGGCCGCGAGCGCGTTCTCGCAGCAATCCCTCGCCAAGCGTGCGGCGATCGTCGTGGCGGGACCGCTGATGAACCTGGCGACCGCGGCGGTGGCGTTCTCGGTCGTGTTCGCGCTCTACGGGGCGGGCACGCCGACCGAGGCCGCGAAGATCGGCGGCGTCATGGAGGGCATGGCGGCGCAGAAGGCCGGAGTGCGGCGCGGCGACGTCGTCATCTCCGTCGACGGGAAGGCGATCGCCAGCTGGGACGCGCTCTCGCAGGTCGTCCGCGCGAGCGGTGGCCGTGCGCTCAGCCTCGAGGTGAAGCGCGAGGACGGCACCGTCGAGACGCTGACCGCGGTTCCGGAGGAGCGACCCGAGAAGACGATCTTCGGAGAGGAGACCGGCCAGGCCTATCTCATCGGGATCGAGCGCTACGTCGAGATCGCGCCGGTGTCGCTCGCGAACGCGGTCGGCCTCGGTGTCTACGAGACGTACTTCTGGGTGAAGATGACCCTCTTGAGCGTCGTGAAGATCTTCCAGGGATCGGTCTCGGCGCGCGATCTCGGCGGTCCGATCCTGATCGTCCAGGCCGCGGGTCAGCAAGCCGAGCGCGGGCTCGACTACCTGATCCGGTTCCTCGGTCTCATCAGCGTGAACCTCGGGGTCCTGAACCTGCTGCCGGTGCCGGTGCTCGATGGCGGCCACCTCTTGTTCTTCGCGTTCGAGGCGGTCCGGGGCCGGCCACTCGCGAATCGGCAGCGGGAGGTGGCGCAGCAGGTCGGGCTCTTCCTCTTGCTCGCGCTGATGGTGTTCGTCTTCTACAACGACATCTCCCGCATCATCGCCGGGTGA
- a CDS encoding phosphatidate cytidylyltransferase, translating into MLRTRLATAAVAIPLLVWLIVWNPWSSFVWLVGVATLVGVTEYCAMAFPTDPWDRGFGLAAGGLLLSAMLVPTQERFAMALAAVVVAGLVLALARKDDLRHGVDALGLTLLGSLYTAFLLPHYVWMHALPDPVDATLGVGGWRWVIFTVVIAMAGDVGGYFGGRWFGRHKLMPTVSPGKTVEGSATAVLGNLLGGAFCKLAFFPTLDWAEVVGLGLAVGCLAQVGDLCESMLKRAFGAKDSGWIIPGHGGVLDRIDSLVFPAPLVYYYARFFFGH; encoded by the coding sequence GTGCTGCGCACTAGGCTGGCCACCGCGGCGGTCGCGATCCCGCTGCTCGTCTGGCTGATCGTCTGGAACCCGTGGTCGTCGTTCGTGTGGCTCGTCGGCGTGGCGACGCTCGTCGGGGTCACCGAGTATTGCGCAATGGCGTTCCCGACCGACCCCTGGGATCGCGGGTTCGGGCTCGCCGCGGGCGGCTTGCTGTTGAGCGCGATGCTCGTGCCGACGCAGGAGCGATTCGCGATGGCGCTCGCCGCCGTCGTCGTCGCCGGGCTCGTCCTCGCGTTGGCGCGCAAGGACGACCTGCGGCACGGCGTCGATGCCCTCGGCCTGACGCTTCTCGGGAGCCTCTACACGGCGTTCCTCCTGCCGCATTACGTGTGGATGCACGCGCTTCCGGACCCGGTCGACGCGACGCTCGGGGTCGGGGGCTGGCGTTGGGTGATCTTCACCGTCGTGATCGCGATGGCGGGGGACGTCGGGGGCTACTTCGGAGGGCGGTGGTTCGGCCGGCACAAGCTGATGCCCACGGTGAGCCCTGGGAAGACCGTCGAAGGCAGCGCGACGGCGGTGCTCGGCAACCTCCTCGGCGGAGCGTTCTGCAAGCTCGCGTTCTTCCCGACGCTCGATTGGGCCGAGGTCGTCGGCCTCGGGCTCGCGGTAGGGTGTCTCGCCCAAGTGGGCGATCTTTGTGAATCCATGCTGAAGCGCGCGTTCGGCGCCAAGGACTCGGGATGGATCATCCCCGGCCACGGCGGTGTGCTGGACCGCATTGACAGTCTCGTCTTCCCGGCCCCGCTCGTCTACTATTACGCCCGGTTCTTCTTCGGCCACTAG
- a CDS encoding isoprenyl transferase — MIAIDKERLPRHVAIIMDGNGRWATQRGLTRITGHRRGKQSVQEIVETARRLGIQYLSLYAFSTENWQRPRDEVAALMRFLRHFLAAELKKMMKNGIRLLAIGNLRRLPREVQVALRQTIEDTRHNVGMTVILAVSYGAREEITDAMRTIARKVRRGDVDPEDVDQELVASHLGTAGVPDPDLLIRTSGEMRVSNFLLWQIAYTEIYVTDTLWPDFREREFLDAVAHFQRRERRFGRTGEQAERERLRAAH; from the coding sequence ATGATCGCGATCGACAAGGAGCGTTTGCCACGTCATGTGGCGATCATCATGGACGGCAACGGCCGCTGGGCCACCCAGCGGGGCCTGACGCGCATCACCGGGCATCGCCGCGGTAAGCAGTCGGTGCAGGAGATCGTCGAGACGGCGCGCCGGCTCGGCATCCAGTACCTGAGCCTGTACGCGTTCTCGACCGAGAACTGGCAGCGGCCGCGCGACGAGGTCGCGGCGTTGATGCGCTTCCTTCGCCACTTCCTCGCCGCCGAGCTGAAGAAGATGATGAAGAACGGCATCCGGCTGCTCGCGATCGGCAACCTTCGTCGTTTGCCGCGCGAGGTGCAGGTGGCGCTTCGACAGACGATCGAGGACACCCGGCACAATGTCGGAATGACCGTGATCCTGGCGGTGAGCTACGGCGCCCGGGAGGAGATCACCGATGCGATGCGCACCATCGCGCGCAAGGTCCGCCGCGGCGATGTCGATCCCGAAGACGTGGACCAGGAGCTCGTGGCGTCGCATCTGGGAACGGCCGGCGTTCCGGATCCCGATCTGCTGATCCGTACGAGCGGGGAGATGCGCGTCAGCAATTTCCTGCTCTGGCAGATCGCCTATACGGAGATCTACGTGACCGACACGCTCTGGCCGGACTTTCGGGAGCGTGAGTTCCTGGACGCGGTGGCGCACTTCCAGCGGCGCGAGCGGCGGTTCGGTCGGACCGGAGAGCAAGCCGAGCGCGAACGTCTGCGTGCTGCGCACTAG
- the frr gene encoding ribosome recycling factor: MGSIIDDCKKEMDETVAAFKRDLARLRTARATTALLDGIIVEYYGAKTPLNQLASLSAPEPRLLVVQPFDRSAIGEVERAILQSDLGLTPQNDGKIIRIPIPDLTEERRRELVKHVKKVAEEFRVSMRAHRRDAIEMMKELHKEKELTDDDLKRDQERIEHLTKEYVEKIDKVLKGKEEEILAV; encoded by the coding sequence ATGGGCTCGATCATTGACGACTGCAAGAAGGAGATGGACGAGACGGTCGCCGCGTTCAAGCGCGATCTCGCGCGCCTGCGGACGGCGCGCGCCACGACGGCGCTCCTCGACGGCATCATCGTCGAGTACTACGGCGCGAAGACGCCGTTGAACCAGCTGGCATCGCTGTCGGCGCCCGAGCCGCGCTTGCTGGTCGTCCAGCCGTTCGACCGGAGCGCGATCGGCGAGGTCGAGCGGGCGATCCTCCAGTCGGATCTCGGCCTCACGCCGCAGAACGACGGCAAGATCATCCGCATTCCCATCCCCGATCTCACCGAGGAGCGCCGCCGCGAGCTCGTGAAGCACGTGAAGAAGGTCGCCGAGGAGTTTCGGGTGTCGATGCGCGCGCACCGGCGCGATGCCATCGAGATGATGAAGGAGCTCCACAAGGAGAAGGAGCTCACCGACGACGATCTCAAGCGCGACCAGGAGCGCATCGAGCACCTGACGAAGGAGTACGTCGAGAAGATCGACAAGGTCCTGAAGGGTAAAGAAGAAGAAATCCTGGCCGTCTGA
- a CDS encoding UMP kinase: protein MDPGSSSRGSGVSNSSLRYRRVLLKISGEALAGSAGFGISADAVGTFAREIQEVHDLGCELALVVGGGNIFRGLAGSAFGVDRATGDYMGMLATVINSLALQNALEKLGVSTRVQSAIAIQEVAEPYIRRRATRHLEKGRVVIFGAGTGNPYFSTDTAASLRAMEIGAEVILKATKVDGVYSADPVKDPAAIRYRELTYIEVLNRELKVMDATAISLCMDNGLPVIVFNLLEPGNIRKAVLGDPIGTIVHAEAQPGGLAAGTGKGD from the coding sequence ATGGATCCCGGCTCGTCGTCGCGGGGGTCGGGCGTCTCCAATTCATCGCTGCGTTATCGGCGAGTCCTTCTCAAGATCAGCGGAGAGGCGCTCGCCGGGAGCGCGGGCTTTGGCATCAGCGCCGACGCGGTCGGTACCTTCGCGCGCGAGATCCAGGAGGTCCACGACCTCGGGTGCGAGCTCGCGCTCGTCGTGGGCGGCGGCAACATCTTCCGGGGGCTCGCCGGAAGCGCCTTCGGCGTGGACCGGGCGACCGGCGACTACATGGGCATGCTCGCGACCGTCATCAACAGCCTCGCGCTGCAAAACGCCCTCGAGAAGCTCGGTGTCAGCACGCGCGTCCAGTCGGCGATCGCGATCCAGGAGGTCGCCGAGCCCTACATCCGCCGGCGCGCGACGCGCCATCTGGAGAAGGGGCGCGTCGTCATCTTCGGCGCGGGCACCGGCAACCCGTACTTCTCCACGGATACCGCCGCGAGCCTCCGTGCGATGGAGATCGGCGCCGAGGTGATCCTGAAGGCGACGAAGGTCGACGGCGTGTACAGCGCCGATCCCGTGAAGGATCCCGCCGCGATCCGCTATCGCGAGCTCACCTACATCGAGGTGCTGAATCGCGAGCTCAAAGTCATGGACGCGACCGCGATCTCGCTCTGCATGGACAACGGGCTGCCGGTGATCGTGTTCAACTTGCTCGAGCCGGGGAACATCAGGAAGGCCGTACTCGGCGATCCGATCGGCACGATCGTTCACGCCGAGGCGCAGCCGGGCGGGCTCGCGGCCGGCACGGGGAAGGGGGACTGA
- the tsf gene encoding translation elongation factor Ts, with protein sequence MSEVSAQHVKDLREKTGAGFMDCKTALRESGGDFEGAVRYLRERGLAAAAKKAGRATAEGVIGSYIHAGGKIGVLIEVNCETDFVARTDDFQQFARGLAMQVAAARPLYVSRDEIPAAELDREREIYAAQAAQSGKPPQVVAKMVEGKIDKYVAEICLLDQDFVKEPGKPVRQVVADAIAKLGENISVRRFMRFQLGEGIDQAQGDDGAPKP encoded by the coding sequence ATGAGTGAGGTCAGTGCGCAGCACGTGAAGGACCTGCGCGAGAAGACCGGCGCCGGGTTCATGGACTGCAAGACCGCGCTCCGTGAGAGCGGCGGCGACTTCGAAGGGGCGGTGCGTTACTTGCGCGAGCGGGGGCTCGCGGCGGCCGCCAAGAAGGCCGGTCGGGCGACCGCGGAAGGCGTCATTGGCTCGTACATCCACGCTGGCGGCAAGATCGGCGTGCTGATCGAGGTGAACTGCGAGACCGACTTCGTGGCGCGCACGGACGACTTCCAGCAGTTCGCTCGGGGCCTCGCCATGCAGGTGGCCGCGGCGCGGCCGCTGTACGTGAGCCGCGACGAGATTCCCGCCGCCGAGCTCGATCGCGAGCGCGAGATCTACGCGGCGCAGGCCGCTCAGTCCGGGAAGCCGCCGCAGGTCGTCGCGAAGATGGTCGAAGGCAAAATCGACAAGTACGTCGCGGAGATCTGTCTGCTCGATCAGGACTTCGTGAAAGAGCCGGGCAAGCCCGTTCGTCAGGTCGTCGCCGACGCGATCGCAAAGCTCGGCGAGAACATCTCCGTCCGGCGGTTCATGCGCTTCCAGCTCGGCGAAGGCATTGACCAGGCCCAGGGCGATGACGGGGCCCCCAAGCCCTAG
- the rpsB gene encoding 30S ribosomal protein S2 has translation MSEVTMKQLLEAGVHFGHQTSRWNPKMKPYIFGARNGIYIIDLQQTVRMFRDAYAYVRELVADGGTILFVGTKKQAQDAIREEAERCGMYYVTNRWLGGMLTNFQTIKQSIDRLRKHEETLESEAMKEALTKKELIMISRERDKLIASLGGIKNMRKLPDALFIVDPKKEEIAVKEANKLGIPVVAAVDTNCDPDVIDYKIPGNDDAIRAIRLFCTAIADAVLEGRALAEERQRGQGAEEEDLGAPGMSDDSAVEESAGSDIG, from the coding sequence ATGAGCGAAGTGACGATGAAACAGCTCCTGGAGGCCGGAGTGCATTTCGGCCACCAGACGAGTCGCTGGAACCCCAAGATGAAGCCGTACATCTTCGGGGCACGCAACGGGATCTACATCATCGACCTGCAGCAGACCGTCCGCATGTTCCGCGACGCCTACGCGTACGTTCGCGAGCTCGTCGCCGACGGCGGGACGATCCTCTTCGTGGGCACCAAGAAGCAGGCGCAGGACGCCATTCGCGAGGAAGCCGAGCGGTGCGGGATGTACTACGTCACCAACCGCTGGCTCGGCGGCATGCTCACGAACTTCCAGACCATCAAGCAATCCATCGATCGCCTGCGCAAGCACGAGGAAACCCTCGAGAGCGAGGCGATGAAAGAGGCGCTCACCAAGAAGGAGCTGATCATGATCTCGCGCGAGCGCGACAAGCTCATCGCCTCGCTCGGCGGCATCAAGAACATGCGCAAGCTTCCCGATGCGCTCTTCATCGTCGATCCGAAGAAGGAAGAGATCGCGGTCAAGGAGGCGAATAAGCTCGGCATCCCTGTGGTCGCCGCCGTCGATACGAACTGCGATCCGGACGTCATCGACTATAAGATCCCCGGGAACGACGACGCGATCCGTGCGATCCGGCTCTTCTGCACGGCGATCGCGGACGCCGTGCTCGAAGGCCGCGCGCTCGCCGAAGAGCGTCAGCGTGGGCAGGGCGCCGAGGAGGAAGACCTCGGGGCGCCGGGCATGTCGGATGATTCCGCCGTCGAGGAGTCTGCGGGGAGCGACATCGGATGA
- the rho gene encoding transcription termination factor Rho, with product MNLKELKDKKIAELAQLARDFNVEGSSAMRKQELIFAILQAQTEQNGFIYGEGVLEILPDGFGFLRAPDYNYLPGPDDIYISPSQIRRFNLRTGDVVSGQIRPPKEGERYFALLKVEAINYEEPERAREKILFDNLTPLYPNEHLRLEHNPDEYTTRIIDLVSPIGKGQRGLIVAAPRTGKTVMLQNIAHGITQNHKEVVLIVLLIDERPEEVTDMQRSVQGEVVSSTFDEPATRHVQVAEMVIEKAKRLVEHGKDVVILLDSITRLARAYNSVVPPSGKILSGGVDSNALRGPKKFFGAARNIEDGGSLTIIGTALVDTGSRMDEVIFEEFKGTGNMEVHLDRRLMDKRIFPALDINRSGTRKEELLLSREVLNRVWILRKLLSQLNTVEAMEFLTDKIKGTKDNQEFMESMNS from the coding sequence CTGAACCTCAAGGAGCTCAAGGACAAGAAGATCGCCGAGCTCGCGCAGCTCGCGCGCGACTTCAACGTCGAGGGCTCTTCGGCGATGCGGAAGCAGGAGCTCATCTTCGCCATTCTGCAGGCGCAGACGGAGCAGAACGGCTTCATCTACGGCGAGGGCGTGCTCGAGATTCTTCCCGACGGCTTCGGCTTCCTGCGCGCGCCCGACTACAACTACCTCCCCGGTCCGGACGACATCTACATCTCCCCGAGCCAGATTCGCCGCTTCAATCTCCGCACGGGCGACGTGGTCTCCGGGCAGATCCGGCCTCCAAAAGAGGGCGAGCGGTACTTCGCGCTGCTCAAGGTCGAGGCGATCAACTACGAGGAACCGGAGCGGGCGCGCGAGAAGATCCTCTTCGACAACCTCACGCCGCTCTACCCGAACGAGCACCTCCGGCTCGAGCACAACCCCGACGAGTACACGACGCGCATCATCGATCTCGTGTCGCCGATCGGCAAAGGGCAACGCGGCCTCATCGTCGCGGCGCCGCGTACCGGCAAGACCGTGATGTTGCAGAACATCGCCCACGGCATCACCCAGAACCACAAGGAAGTGGTGTTGATCGTCCTCCTGATCGACGAGCGACCGGAGGAAGTGACCGACATGCAGCGCTCGGTGCAGGGGGAGGTCGTGAGCTCGACGTTCGACGAGCCGGCGACCCGGCACGTACAGGTCGCCGAGATGGTGATCGAGAAGGCGAAGCGCCTGGTCGAGCACGGGAAGGACGTCGTCATCCTCCTCGACTCGATCACGCGGCTCGCGCGCGCGTACAATTCGGTCGTGCCCCCGAGCGGCAAGATCCTCTCGGGCGGCGTCGACTCCAACGCCCTGCGCGGGCCGAAGAAGTTCTTCGGGGCCGCCCGCAACATCGAGGACGGCGGGAGCCTCACGATCATCGGGACGGCGCTGGTCGACACCGGGAGCCGGATGGACGAGGTGATCTTCGAGGAGTTCAAGGGCACCGGTAACATGGAGGTGCACCTCGACCGTCGCCTCATGGACAAGCGCATCTTCCCGGCGCTGGACATCAATAGATCGGGAACCCGCAAGGAGGAGCTGCTGCTCTCGCGGGAAGTCCTGAACCGGGTCTGGATCCTCCGCAAGCTCCTGTCGCAGTTGAATACCGTCGAGGCCATGGAGTTCTTGACCGACAAGATCAAGGGCACCAAGGACAACCAGGAGTTCATGGAGTCGATGAACTCATAG